The Formosa sp. Hel1_33_131 genome window below encodes:
- a CDS encoding deoxycytidylate deaminase, producing the protein MTTQKQLKYDKAYLRMASEWGKLSYCKRKQVGAIIVKDRMIISDGYNGTPTGFENFCEDEEGYTKWYVLHAEANAILKVAASTQSCHGSTLYITLSPCQSCSKLIHQAGITRVVYSQAYKDLSGVEFLEKAGIQVELLTL; encoded by the coding sequence ATGACCACACAAAAGCAACTTAAATACGACAAAGCTTATCTTAGAATGGCTTCTGAATGGGGAAAATTGTCGTACTGTAAACGCAAACAAGTAGGCGCGATAATTGTCAAAGATCGCATGATTATTTCTGACGGCTATAATGGAACCCCTACGGGTTTTGAAAATTTTTGTGAAGACGAAGAAGGCTACACCAAATGGTATGTTTTGCATGCAGAAGCCAATGCCATTTTAAAGGTCGCTGCCTCCACACAATCGTGTCATGGTTCCACCTTATACATTACCTTATCACCTTGTCAAAGTTGCAGTAAATTAATTCATCAAGCGGGGATTACTCGAGTGGTTTATAGCCAAGCCTATAAAGACCTTTCGGGAGTTGAGTTTCTTGAAAAAGCAGGCATTCAAGTTGAATTACTAACCCTGTAA
- a CDS encoding DUF3109 family protein: MFQIGKTIVSEDIIEKDFLCNLSACKGACCVDGDAGAPLEAAEATILENIYPIIKPYLRKESIDAIEAQGTHVVTEEGELETPLINGADCAYVIFDDKNTALCAIEEAYNQGEVDWKKPVSCHLYPVRIKDYSEFSAVNYDNWEICDAACTLGKELQVPVYKFVKEALIRKFGADWYAELEQVAAKHSQK; this comes from the coding sequence ATGTTTCAAATAGGAAAAACCATTGTGTCCGAAGACATTATTGAGAAAGATTTTTTATGCAACCTGAGCGCTTGTAAAGGGGCCTGTTGTGTAGATGGTGATGCAGGTGCGCCGCTAGAAGCTGCCGAGGCAACGATACTAGAAAACATCTATCCCATTATAAAGCCCTACCTTAGAAAAGAGAGTATCGATGCGATTGAAGCGCAAGGCACCCATGTGGTCACCGAAGAGGGGGAACTAGAAACCCCTTTAATTAACGGAGCCGATTGTGCCTATGTGATTTTTGATGATAAAAACACCGCTTTATGTGCTATTGAAGAAGCTTACAATCAAGGAGAAGTCGATTGGAAAAAACCAGTGTCCTGTCATTTATATCCAGTGCGTATCAAAGACTACAGTGAGTTTTCTGCCGTCAATTATGACAATTGGGAGATCTGTGATGCCGCTTGTACCTTAGGTAAAGAACTACAAGTGCCCGTCTATAAATTTGTCAAAGAAGCCTTGATTCGAAAATTTGGAGCCGATTGGTACGCCGAATTAGAACAAGTCGCTGCCAAACACAGTCAAAAATAG
- a CDS encoding MarC family protein, whose amino-acid sequence MNFNFKEVLTAFMVLFAVIDIVGNIPIIIDLRKKAGHIQSEKASVIAGIIMIIFLFLGDSILNLIGIDVHSFAVAGAFILFFIALEMILGITLYKQEEGTSMNASVFPLAFPLIAGPGSLTTLLSLKSEFHTENIIVAVIVNVVVIFIVLKTSNRIERFIGQNGIDIIRKVFGVVLLAIAVKLFTSNIKFLL is encoded by the coding sequence ATGAATTTCAATTTTAAAGAAGTTTTAACGGCATTTATGGTGCTTTTCGCGGTGATTGACATTGTGGGAAACATCCCTATTATTATTGACTTGCGCAAGAAAGCTGGGCATATTCAAAGTGAAAAGGCCTCGGTTATTGCGGGCATTATTATGATCATCTTTTTGTTTTTGGGTGACAGTATCCTAAATCTTATTGGTATTGATGTGCATTCATTTGCAGTTGCGGGTGCGTTCATATTATTTTTTATTGCCCTCGAAATGATCCTAGGAATTACCCTCTATAAACAAGAAGAAGGTACCAGTATGAACGCTTCCGTGTTTCCATTGGCATTTCCATTGATTGCAGGGCCTGGAAGCCTCACAACCCTGCTGTCTTTAAAATCTGAATTTCACACAGAAAACATCATCGTTGCAGTCATCGTGAATGTGGTTGTGATTTTTATCGTCCTTAAAACCTCGAATCGAATCGAACGGTTTATTGGACAAAATGGGATCGATATCATACGAAAAGTGTTTGGCGTTGTCCTCTTGGCAATTGCCGTAAAACTATTTACTTCTAATATTAAATTTTTATTATAA
- a CDS encoding S41 family peptidase: MSLNQKHLPFFVAALLAIGIYIGSKLSTNIPSPFASTKNISKQKLNRLIDYLEYEYVDPVDTDSIVEGFIETVLQNLDPHSSYIPKQDLASVTENMKGDFIGIGVRFYNYKDTITVIRPIEGGPSFRAGILAGDRILMADDDTIHGQNWGQDKVIDRLRGEKNSKVQLTIKRAGVDSLLSFEIIRAEVPIKSVVTSYMINPTLGYIKINRFAESTYLEFEKTVEDLLSKGASNLVLDLRDNPGGFLQIAEQIADEFLEDGKLILFTKNKTNETVESFATSKGRFEQAEVYVLINENSASASEIVAGALQDNDKGTIVGRRSFGKGLVQQEMDLGDGSAIRLTTSRYYTPTGRSIQRSYAKGSESYYDDYYERIDDRAVDTLQSKGIADSLQFTTPKGKIVYGGGGIIPDVYVPYDVNFNNDIVEFLKTTGVMDFFVFEHLDGQRAQYSEPSEVEFSNSFEISEAIYQQFVAYFTETTKLENDAFDIYKSSIKTLLKSAFAKQLFGDNTAAKILSSFDPMLQKVNDLEALIVN, translated from the coding sequence ATGTCCTTAAATCAAAAACACCTACCATTTTTTGTTGCAGCTCTTTTGGCGATAGGCATTTATATCGGCTCAAAATTAAGCACTAACATCCCAAGTCCTTTTGCAAGCACTAAAAACATCAGCAAACAAAAATTAAATCGACTCATTGATTATTTAGAATATGAGTATGTTGACCCTGTGGATACAGACAGCATTGTGGAAGGTTTTATTGAGACCGTTTTACAGAATCTCGATCCACATTCTTCATACATTCCAAAACAAGATTTAGCCTCGGTTACTGAAAACATGAAAGGCGACTTTATTGGGATTGGTGTCCGTTTTTATAATTATAAAGACACCATCACAGTCATTCGACCTATTGAGGGCGGGCCGAGTTTTCGTGCTGGGATTCTGGCAGGCGATCGTATTTTAATGGCAGATGATGACACAATTCACGGTCAGAATTGGGGTCAAGACAAAGTCATCGATAGACTTCGAGGTGAAAAAAATTCTAAAGTTCAATTAACAATCAAACGTGCAGGTGTTGATAGTTTATTGAGTTTCGAAATCATTCGCGCCGAAGTGCCCATCAAAAGTGTGGTCACTTCTTATATGATCAATCCAACGCTTGGCTATATTAAAATTAATCGGTTTGCTGAAAGCACCTATTTAGAATTTGAAAAAACAGTTGAGGATTTACTTTCTAAAGGCGCCTCAAATTTAGTATTGGATTTGCGGGACAATCCAGGGGGGTTTTTACAAATCGCCGAACAAATTGCGGATGAATTTTTAGAAGATGGAAAACTCATTTTATTTACGAAAAACAAAACCAATGAAACTGTTGAAAGTTTTGCGACCTCAAAAGGACGTTTTGAACAGGCTGAGGTGTATGTGCTGATCAATGAAAATTCTGCGTCTGCCAGCGAGATTGTTGCAGGGGCACTTCAAGACAATGACAAAGGTACTATTGTTGGGCGCCGTTCTTTCGGAAAAGGATTGGTTCAACAAGAAATGGATTTGGGCGACGGCAGTGCCATCCGGTTGACGACCTCTAGATATTACACCCCAACAGGGCGTTCTATACAGCGGTCGTATGCCAAGGGTTCAGAATCTTATTACGACGACTACTATGAGCGCATAGACGACAGAGCGGTGGACACACTGCAATCAAAAGGGATCGCCGACAGTCTTCAATTTACAACTCCCAAAGGGAAAATCGTATATGGTGGTGGTGGAATTATTCCAGATGTTTATGTGCCTTATGATGTAAATTTTAATAACGACATTGTCGAATTCTTAAAAACTACGGGCGTTATGGACTTTTTTGTCTTTGAACATTTAGACGGTCAGCGTGCGCAGTATTCAGAACCTTCGGAGGTGGAATTTTCAAACAGCTTCGAAATTTCGGAGGCGATTTATCAGCAATTTGTAGCCTATTTCACAGAGACTACAAAACTAGAAAATGATGCGTTCGACATTTATAAAAGTTCTATAAAAACGCTTTTGAAATCTGCTTTCGCAAAACAACTTTTTGGAGACAATACAGCCGCAAAAATTTTGAGCTCATTTGATCCCATGTTGCAAAAAGTAAACGATTTAGAAGCCCTAATTGTAAATTAA
- a CDS encoding HupE/UreJ family protein, protein MLDSFFKFLELGLYHIVSFKGYDHILFLVVLSIPYLFKDWKRLLLLISSFTLGHTLSLLLGVYDIINLKSNVIEWLIPFTIIIMALYNVFTAGKASKQSNPIIIFSLVLFFGFIHGLGFANAFESMVTANESTLLSVLEFALGIEIGQFVIVFCILFFGFLGQTIFRFSVRDWVMVLSAVVIGLMLPLIFNSPLFS, encoded by the coding sequence ATGCTAGATAGCTTTTTTAAATTTTTAGAATTAGGACTTTATCATATTGTAAGCTTCAAAGGCTATGACCATATTTTATTTTTAGTGGTCTTATCGATCCCCTATCTTTTTAAAGACTGGAAACGCTTGCTGTTATTAATATCCTCTTTTACCTTAGGGCACACGCTTAGTTTGTTGTTAGGAGTTTATGACATCATAAACTTAAAGAGCAATGTGATCGAGTGGTTGATTCCGTTTACCATCATTATCATGGCACTTTATAATGTGTTTACCGCCGGGAAAGCATCTAAACAATCCAACCCGATCATTATATTTAGTCTTGTTTTATTTTTTGGATTCATTCACGGTTTAGGGTTTGCCAACGCTTTTGAATCGATGGTAACTGCGAATGAAAGCACCTTATTATCCGTATTGGAATTTGCATTAGGAATTGAGATTGGACAATTTGTAATTGTCTTCTGTATCTTGTTTTTCGGATTCTTAGGACAAACTATATTTAGATTCTCTGTTCGGGATTGGGTGATGGTTCTTTCGGCCGTTGTGATTGGTCTTATGCTCCCTTTGATTTTTAACAGTCCCCTTTTTTCTTAA
- a CDS encoding ribonucleoside-diphosphate reductase subunit alpha, whose product MYVLKRDGRKEEIMFDKITARVRKLCYGLNELVDPLKVAMRVIEGLYDGVTTSELDNLAAEVAATMTTAHPDYARLAARVSVSNLHKNTKKTFSEVMHDLYTYVNPRTGKDAPLLSDEVYNVIIENKEKLDSTIIYNRDFGYDYFGFKTLERSYLLKLNGIIAERPQHMLMRVSIGIHLNDLDSAIETYELMSKKFFTHATPTLFNSGTPKPQMSSCFLLTAKDDSIDGIYDTLKQTAKISQSAGGIGLAMHNIRATGSYIAGTNGTSNGIVPMLRVFNDTARYVDQGGGKRKGSFAIYLEPWHADIFDFLDLKKNHGKEEMRARDLFYAMWIPDLFMKRVQEDSFWTLMCPNECPGLPDVHSEEFETLYLKYEELGKGRKTIKARELWEKITESQIETGTPYMLYKDAANSKSNQKNLGTIRSSNLCTEIIEYTSPDEVAVCNLASIALPMFIKDGKFDHQELYTITKRVTRNLNKVIDRNYYPVVEAENSNMRHRPIGIGVQGLADTFIKLRMPFTSDEAKQLNQDIFETIYYAAVTASMEEATEDGPYQTYEGSPISEGKFQHNLWGLKDEDLSGLWDWGTLRKQVLENGVCNSLLVAPMPTASTSQILGNNECFEPYTSNIYTRRVLSGEFIVVNKHLLEDLVELGLWNEGLKQDIMRANGSIQHVDVIPQDIKELYKTVWELSMKDIIDMSRQRGYFIDQSQSLNLFMEGATMAKLTSMHFYAWKSGLKTGMYYLRTKSAVDAIKFTLDNKKKEAPQPETVEVAAAVETAVIETPVVETAVLEKQQEKAANTAAKFSQETTVDVAPMSAEEMKALVQQAKEAEGDDCLMCGS is encoded by the coding sequence ATGTATGTACTAAAAAGAGACGGCAGAAAAGAAGAAATCATGTTTGACAAAATCACAGCAAGAGTTAGAAAACTCTGTTATGGTTTAAATGAATTGGTCGATCCTTTAAAAGTTGCCATGCGCGTTATTGAAGGGCTGTATGACGGTGTGACGACCAGTGAATTGGACAATCTTGCCGCAGAAGTAGCCGCAACAATGACCACGGCACACCCTGATTATGCAAGACTTGCAGCGCGGGTATCTGTTTCTAACTTACATAAAAACACAAAAAAGACTTTTAGCGAAGTCATGCACGATTTATATACCTATGTCAACCCAAGAACAGGAAAAGATGCCCCTTTATTATCTGATGAGGTTTACAACGTAATTATAGAAAACAAAGAAAAATTAGATTCTACAATTATATACAATAGAGATTTTGGATACGATTACTTTGGGTTTAAAACCTTAGAGCGTTCCTATCTTTTAAAGTTAAATGGTATCATTGCAGAACGCCCTCAACACATGTTGATGCGTGTTTCTATTGGGATACATTTAAACGATTTGGATTCTGCCATCGAAACTTACGAATTGATGTCCAAAAAGTTTTTCACCCATGCAACGCCTACCTTATTTAACTCAGGGACTCCAAAACCACAAATGTCGTCTTGCTTTTTATTAACTGCAAAAGACGATAGTATTGATGGGATTTATGACACTCTAAAACAAACGGCTAAAATCTCACAATCTGCTGGAGGTATTGGTTTGGCAATGCACAACATTAGAGCGACTGGAAGTTATATTGCGGGGACCAATGGTACCAGTAACGGAATTGTTCCAATGCTGCGTGTTTTTAATGACACGGCACGTTACGTCGATCAAGGTGGTGGAAAACGAAAAGGAAGTTTTGCGATTTACCTAGAGCCATGGCATGCTGATATTTTTGATTTTCTTGATTTAAAGAAAAATCACGGGAAAGAAGAAATGCGTGCAAGAGATTTATTCTATGCCATGTGGATTCCAGATTTATTTATGAAGCGTGTGCAAGAAGATTCGTTTTGGACCTTAATGTGTCCGAACGAGTGCCCTGGATTGCCAGACGTTCACAGTGAAGAATTCGAAACACTTTACCTGAAATATGAAGAATTAGGCAAAGGACGTAAAACCATAAAAGCAAGAGAGCTTTGGGAGAAAATCACCGAATCTCAGATAGAAACAGGAACGCCTTATATGCTTTATAAAGATGCGGCCAACAGTAAATCAAACCAAAAAAACTTAGGAACGATTCGTTCGTCCAACCTTTGTACAGAAATTATTGAGTACACTTCACCAGATGAAGTGGCTGTTTGTAACCTTGCGTCCATTGCGTTGCCAATGTTTATCAAAGATGGCAAATTTGATCATCAAGAATTATATACAATCACCAAACGTGTGACGCGAAATCTAAACAAAGTGATCGACCGAAATTATTACCCAGTAGTTGAAGCCGAAAATTCAAATATGAGACACCGTCCAATTGGAATCGGTGTGCAAGGATTGGCAGATACGTTTATCAAACTGAGAATGCCTTTTACAAGTGACGAAGCAAAACAATTGAATCAAGATATTTTTGAAACAATTTACTATGCCGCCGTGACTGCTTCTATGGAAGAAGCGACCGAAGACGGGCCGTATCAAACTTATGAAGGTTCTCCAATTAGTGAAGGAAAATTCCAACACAATTTATGGGGTCTTAAAGATGAAGATTTAAGCGGTCTTTGGGATTGGGGAACATTGCGCAAGCAAGTACTAGAAAATGGGGTGTGTAACTCTCTTTTAGTGGCACCAATGCCAACGGCAAGTACCTCTCAAATTCTTGGAAACAACGAATGTTTTGAGCCTTACACTTCAAACATCTATACCCGTCGCGTACTGTCTGGAGAATTCATTGTGGTTAACAAGCACCTTTTGGAAGACTTAGTGGAACTAGGACTGTGGAACGAAGGTTTAAAGCAGGATATCATGCGTGCGAACGGATCCATACAACATGTGGATGTGATTCCACAAGACATTAAAGAATTGTATAAAACGGTTTGGGAATTGAGCATGAAAGATATTATTGACATGTCGCGTCAGCGTGGTTACTTTATCGATCAATCACAATCTTTAAATTTATTTATGGAAGGGGCCACAATGGCTAAACTCACGTCTATGCATTTCTATGCTTGGAAAAGTGGATTGAAAACAGGGATGTACTACTTAAGAACAAAGAGTGCAGTCGATGCCATTAAATTTACTTTAGATAATAAGAAAAAGGAAGCACCACAGCCAGAAACGGTTGAAGTTGCAGCCGCAGTAGAAACAGCAGTTATAGAAACTCCCGTTGTGGAAACAGCGGTTTTGGAAAAGCAACAAGAAAAAGCAGCCAACACTGCCGCCAAATTTTCTCAAGAAACAACCGTTGACGTAGCACCCATGTCTGCTGAAGAAATGAAAGCGCTGGTTCAACAAGCAAAAGAAGCTGAAGGCGATGACTGCCTGATGTGCGGGTCTTAA
- a CDS encoding ribonucleotide-diphosphate reductase subunit beta → MSQVEPILQENKDRFVIFPIQHHDIWEWYKKSEASFWTAEEIDLHQDLTDWATKLNDDERYFIKHILAFFAASDGIVNENLAENFVNEVQYSEAKFFYGFQIMMENIHSETYSLLIDTYVKDEVEKDKLFNAIDNFPAIKKKADWALKWIESPSFAERLIAFAAVEGIFFSGAFCSIFWLKKRGLMPGLTFSNELISRDEGVHADFAVHLHNKHLINKVPKERIREILLDALTIEREFITESLPASLIGMNSKLMSQYLEFVTDRLLQELDCEKEYNTSNPFDFMDMISLQGKTNFFEKRVAEYQKAGVLNKEEEGADKYSFDSEF, encoded by the coding sequence ATGTCACAAGTAGAACCGATTTTACAAGAAAACAAAGACCGATTTGTCATTTTTCCAATCCAACACCATGATATATGGGAATGGTATAAAAAATCAGAAGCAAGTTTTTGGACGGCTGAAGAAATTGATTTACATCAAGATTTAACGGACTGGGCGACGAAGCTGAATGACGATGAGCGTTATTTTATCAAGCATATATTAGCATTTTTCGCAGCGAGTGACGGGATTGTAAATGAAAATTTAGCAGAAAATTTTGTAAACGAAGTGCAATACAGTGAAGCAAAATTCTTCTACGGATTCCAAATCATGATGGAAAATATTCATAGTGAAACCTATTCTCTATTAATAGATACCTATGTAAAGGATGAGGTTGAAAAAGACAAATTATTCAATGCGATCGATAATTTTCCAGCTATTAAGAAAAAAGCAGATTGGGCTCTTAAGTGGATAGAGTCTCCAAGTTTTGCAGAGCGTTTGATTGCATTTGCAGCCGTGGAAGGGATTTTCTTTTCAGGCGCATTTTGTTCAATTTTCTGGTTAAAGAAACGTGGCTTGATGCCGGGATTGACGTTCTCAAATGAGTTGATTTCTAGAGATGAAGGCGTGCATGCAGACTTTGCAGTCCACCTCCACAACAAACACCTTATCAATAAAGTTCCTAAAGAGCGCATCAGAGAAATCTTATTGGACGCTTTAACGATTGAAAGAGAATTTATTACTGAATCTCTACCAGCAAGTTTGATTGGTATGAATTCAAAATTGATGTCTCAGTATTTAGAATTTGTAACCGATCGCTTATTACAAGAATTAGATTGCGAAAAAGAATACAACACATCAAACCCATTTGATTTTATGGACATGATTTCGCTTCAAGGAAAAACAAATTTCTTTGAAAAAAGAGTGGCTGAATATCAAAAGGCGGGGGTCCTCAACAAAGAAGAAGAGGGTGCCGATAAATACAGTTTCGATTCTGAATTCTAG
- a CDS encoding protein-disulfide reductase DsbD family protein — protein sequence MKKLATLLLFLISFSGFSQIINSVKWEFGSEKISETEYDLIFVAKIESHWALYSQFVEEGGPLPTVFSFQPAPGFELIEKVKELEANKVTQHDPVFDMIVSKYYDKAIFKQRINVKSPEFSISGNIDFMTCDDTQCTYLPDNPFTFNYSAEAGFVIVGGTPVSDSEVSENADQILYGMSIDSISKALVKCSTQLTSLSQDIKASNNSLWKIFGLGFLGGLLALLTPCVFPMIPLTVSFFTKKGGDGTQKGGVSKAILYGFFIVLVYLALSIPFHLLDSVNPDILNEISTNVWLNVIFFVIFIFFAFSFFGYYELTLPSTWTNSTSKGEGIGGILGVFFMALTLSIVSFSCTGPILGSLLAGSLSADGGAWQLTAGMAGFGVALGLPFALFAMFPNMLKALPKSGGWLNTTKVILGFLELALAFKFLSNADLVKHWGLLKIEVFLGIWIVVFAGLALYILGKLKFPHDSPLKKLSFFRIASGVLVFAFVVYLGSGFRVNKETQTFTPLTLLSGLAPPVGYSFLYPNDCPNNFECFKDLKEGVAYAQKVNKPILLDFTGYACVNCRKMEEHIWPKASIKPYFENDYVLISLYVDDKKELPEDQKLTVERLGGGTRVLENYGHKWAHFQTQFFQSNSQPYYVLLDSNGKQVLNEPVGYTPDEEDYKAFLDCGLEVFETL from the coding sequence ATGAAAAAGCTCGCAACACTTTTATTGTTTTTAATCAGTTTTTCTGGGTTCTCTCAGATCATAAATTCTGTCAAATGGGAATTTGGCTCGGAGAAAATTTCAGAAACAGAGTACGATCTTATATTCGTAGCTAAGATTGAATCCCATTGGGCACTTTACTCACAATTTGTAGAAGAGGGGGGGCCTTTACCAACCGTTTTTTCATTTCAACCAGCTCCTGGTTTTGAGCTCATTGAAAAGGTGAAGGAATTAGAGGCAAACAAAGTGACGCAACACGACCCTGTGTTTGACATGATCGTTTCAAAATATTATGACAAAGCCATTTTTAAGCAACGCATCAACGTAAAATCTCCCGAATTTAGTATCAGTGGGAATATTGATTTCATGACCTGCGACGACACACAATGCACCTATTTACCAGACAATCCATTTACATTTAACTATTCTGCTGAAGCTGGTTTTGTAATTGTAGGAGGGACGCCAGTATCCGATTCGGAAGTTTCTGAGAATGCCGATCAGATTTTATATGGAATGTCGATCGACTCCATCTCAAAAGCCTTGGTAAAATGTAGTACACAATTAACCTCGCTATCGCAAGATATCAAAGCGTCCAACAACTCCCTCTGGAAGATTTTTGGATTGGGTTTCCTTGGCGGATTATTAGCACTTTTAACCCCTTGTGTATTTCCAATGATTCCTTTAACGGTCAGTTTTTTCACCAAAAAAGGGGGGGATGGCACTCAAAAAGGCGGCGTCTCCAAAGCTATCTTATATGGTTTTTTCATCGTACTGGTTTACCTAGCACTCAGCATTCCATTTCACTTATTAGACTCTGTTAACCCCGATATTTTAAATGAAATTTCCACCAATGTTTGGTTAAATGTCATTTTCTTTGTCATCTTTATATTTTTCGCATTTTCATTTTTTGGCTATTACGAATTAACCTTGCCATCCACTTGGACAAATTCCACGAGCAAAGGCGAAGGAATTGGTGGGATCTTAGGTGTCTTTTTTATGGCGTTGACCTTATCAATTGTGTCCTTTTCATGTACAGGCCCTATTCTTGGTTCCTTGCTTGCAGGCTCCCTTTCGGCAGATGGTGGCGCTTGGCAACTGACCGCTGGAATGGCAGGTTTTGGGGTGGCACTAGGGTTGCCCTTTGCATTATTTGCGATGTTTCCAAACATGCTAAAAGCCCTTCCAAAATCTGGGGGATGGCTCAATACAACTAAAGTTATTTTAGGGTTTTTAGAACTCGCTTTGGCCTTTAAATTTCTCTCCAACGCCGATTTAGTAAAACACTGGGGACTCCTTAAAATTGAAGTCTTTTTAGGGATTTGGATTGTTGTGTTTGCAGGATTGGCACTCTATATTTTAGGAAAATTAAAATTCCCACACGATTCTCCATTAAAAAAACTATCCTTTTTCAGAATCGCTTCTGGAGTCTTGGTTTTTGCTTTTGTGGTCTATTTAGGATCCGGGTTTAGGGTCAATAAAGAAACGCAAACATTCACACCACTCACATTATTAAGTGGATTGGCACCGCCTGTTGGCTACAGCTTTTTGTATCCAAACGACTGTCCTAATAATTTTGAATGTTTCAAAGATTTAAAAGAAGGCGTTGCTTACGCTCAAAAAGTAAACAAACCCATCTTACTTGATTTCACCGGATATGCCTGTGTAAATTGTCGTAAAATGGAAGAACATATTTGGCCAAAAGCCTCTATCAAGCCTTATTTTGAAAATGACTATGTATTGATTTCTCTTTATGTAGATGATAAAAAAGAATTGCCAGAAGATCAAAAATTAACGGTCGAACGTCTTGGAGGCGGCACACGTGTTTTAGAAAATTACGGTCATAAATGGGCGCATTTTCAAACACAGTTTTTCCAATCCAATTCTCAACCCTACTACGTGTTACTAGATTCGAATGGGAAACAGGTGTTAAACGAGCCAGTTGGCTACACGCCAGATGAAGAAGATTACAAAGCCTTTTTGGATTGCGGACTTGAGGTTTTTGAAACGCTTTAA
- a CDS encoding MFS transporter: MNFSKFPPLSQVLPSKDKIPEHLVSKKYKHWRWRMFIGMYIGYTIFYFTRKNISPALPLISEKLDIDIIQLGILSSVFYVVYGIGKFISGLLADRANIRMFMAIGLFLASLIHLFIGFLDSLYLIVFFWGLNGAFQSMGFPPIAKGLVHWFSPRERATKWTILSSSHTAGTFGIGLLVAGIINLYNKGVVGWEAVFYVPGIIGCLTAIFLFITLRDRPVSLGLPPIEDHKNERPIVELIEKSKSHWELLKKHIFTNKYIWLLSLANMFIYIIRFGTLDWATIFLYDIKGIDQVQVAIFWTLMPLAGIPGGIVAGYLADKFWNGRCVPINVIYLVLLTFSIVVFYFYSGPNNIILTGVFLLLIGFLIDGPQNLISGVQASRVTVKQAISAACGMTGFFGYVGATFSGIGLAYITESFGWMAMYGVCALSSVLCLILVLMTYKKEKGHS, encoded by the coding sequence ATGAACTTCTCCAAATTCCCACCTTTATCACAAGTACTTCCTTCAAAAGATAAAATACCAGAACATCTTGTTTCTAAAAAATATAAACATTGGAGGTGGCGCATGTTTATTGGGATGTATATAGGGTACACTATTTTTTATTTCACACGGAAAAACATATCTCCTGCATTGCCTTTAATTAGCGAAAAACTAGATATTGACATTATTCAATTAGGGATATTAAGCAGTGTTTTTTATGTGGTTTATGGTATTGGAAAGTTCATTAGTGGACTCTTAGCAGACAGAGCAAATATCAGAATGTTTATGGCCATTGGGCTTTTTCTAGCATCCCTCATACATTTGTTTATTGGATTTTTAGATAGTTTATATCTAATTGTTTTCTTTTGGGGACTCAATGGAGCCTTTCAATCCATGGGGTTTCCGCCAATTGCGAAAGGTTTAGTCCACTGGTTTTCACCACGAGAAAGAGCAACGAAATGGACTATCTTATCCTCTTCACATACGGCAGGTACCTTTGGAATTGGACTCCTAGTTGCTGGAATTATCAACCTGTACAACAAAGGAGTTGTAGGCTGGGAAGCTGTTTTCTATGTACCAGGCATTATAGGGTGTTTAACCGCTATATTTTTGTTTATTACATTGCGGGATCGTCCTGTTTCCTTAGGGTTGCCTCCAATTGAAGACCATAAGAACGAGAGACCCATAGTAGAGTTGATCGAAAAATCAAAATCGCATTGGGAGCTATTAAAAAAACATATTTTTACCAATAAATATATTTGGCTGTTAAGTTTGGCCAACATGTTCATTTATATCATTCGTTTTGGAACTTTAGACTGGGCAACAATATTCTTGTATGATATAAAAGGGATTGATCAGGTACAAGTAGCCATTTTTTGGACATTAATGCCTTTGGCAGGAATCCCAGGAGGCATAGTAGCAGGTTATTTGGCCGATAAATTTTGGAATGGACGCTGTGTTCCTATTAACGTTATTTACCTTGTGTTGTTAACATTTAGCATCGTTGTTTTTTATTTTTATTCAGGACCTAATAACATTATTCTAACGGGGGTCTTTTTGTTGCTAATTGGCTTCCTCATCGATGGACCTCAAAACTTAATAAGTGGGGTGCAAGCCTCCAGAGTCACAGTCAAACAGGCCATTTCTGCAGCCTGCGGAATGACAGGTTTTTTCGGTTACGTAGGGGCTACCTTTTCAGGAATAGGATTGGCTTACATAACGGAATCTTTTGGGTGGATGGCGATGTATGGAGTCTGTGCATTATCATCAGTTCTGTGTTTGATTTTAGTACTAATGACTTACAAAAAAGAAAAGGGGCATTCATAA